The Osmerus mordax isolate fOsmMor3 chromosome 5, fOsmMor3.pri, whole genome shotgun sequence DNA window gagcttTCCCACAAGTGGGCGTGGTTTCAGAAACCTCAGCAGAGAGGACCTCACATGGACACACCCCCAGCGTTTGAGATCTGAGAGAACTGCAAATGTTTTCCAGATTTTTTGATAACTTATTTTAGttggtgttttttttatcattcaAATTTGGCTGGGTGGTTAGGAAAAAAACATTCTGTGGTGTGATAAACTCAGAACACATATTTTATTGTAATTTTACAGGGACTTATATTTATatctatttatataaatatatttatttgtaaATTTTCTGACAGGCTATCCGATATCTTTTCATTACCATAAAAAATAGAAAAGTTGAGAAATCATAAATAACTAATGTATATATTCCAATTATTTTAGTGGCATGCACAATTGCATACTACAAATAAAGGGTTTTCATCCTAAATGATATTTTTTATTCAAgttaatattttttattaatataaTTTTGTCACATTCGTTTTGTTCAAATGAGATTAAATTATAAAACAATAACATCAGTAAGAAAAGAATGCTACATATTTTTAACACATTTTAAAGTTTTTCTGTAAGGTTAAAGTGTAACTTGAATATTTGGCATAGATCAATGGGTTTTGGTAGGGAAAATATACATTACGGTAGAGAGACCATACTTCGGTAATGAATCCCACTCTAATTTTTAGTTTTACTTTTAATCAATGAGAATGGTTCAGGCACGTTGCTAaacataaagctctactggggcatAGGCCCCTACTCATCATATGTACAGTTCAGGGAAattagtttgatatcagctttggtagggacatcaatagttaatgcttTTTTCGCAATAACTTGAGCGGAAATATAGTTTAAGCTTCATGTAATAGGCCTATAATACATTGGGCTCatgttgttattatgtttgagtccaaataagatgatcggttggCCTATTATTTAGAAACAATGTTGCCCTTTGTGTTTGGATTAATCTCTGAAGGGAACGTTGTTGAAGGTAATTTTTCCCACCTATCATACATGTAGTTCATGTCTTTAGGATCACATAATGATACAGCCACGATTTCTGCAGGGGTAACCTTTGTGCCCAGCTGGTATAACTTTCCATGGAAGTTCTCATGTATCTTGCAGGCAAGTCTTCCTGTCTACAACTCGGGGGCTGACAATCTAAGGACCTGTGTTTAAATAACTGTAATCGAGAGATCTTCAGAGTAGGGTTGTCTTCAAGAAACGTCTTGTGGATATTTAGgattcagtgtttcccctaggtttacagctttgggggggggaccatgtagagacagaaatgacatgccgccgtgtaaataagataaatgacataaggccatttagtttgtttaataaaagagcacgctatagacctgttttataggaaaggtaaccttaaattacttattttgggatcgggcgctatatataaaaaaaataaaatattcttttttatttatttaatttttgtagtaacttgaccttccagtaGGGGGGCGTGGGGTgctgttgggggggcggggcggggcggccccctaatataatggtaggggaaacactgggattcctccgtcaggttTTTGTTAGgttactagaataataataagactatcTCATGAACTCATgggtaaaaagttttgaaatttggcacattgatacaacATGCCACGTTTAACCCCAACaccaagaatgtcccacattaGACCTTAGGGCAGGGGTTCACAAACATTTCATCCCACGTCCCCTAAAATAATGTTGCCAGTGACCCCCGCATCCACTgaggtagcctggctctgccctcctacctacttccgctcaattttatttttgcttctgtacataggtctggccatgaggtacgtaagtcagatttttcaggttgattttctaccggcgaatcagcgaacagagggagtgggtgagaacgatgacgttgatgccgtgcgctagtttgtgttgtagttccctAATGGCGGCGgaaaaagatgcgagcaaagacattcggtccgttgtggcaacgctgccgaatatccaacagctaaagccggagcaaacacgttttgttggtggccatgatgttgtgtccctcctccccacggggttcgggaacagtttgattttccagctacggcagctagctctgttacagtagtggtgaatagtgatgtgtcgttcgtgaacgattcgttcattttgaacgaatccttacaagaatcctctcaaagagtgattcgttcatttggcctcgcatcgggactgttgcataggctcgtccaagtaaacagaaatgattcgttcatttcctgaCTCGGTCtttgggtacgagtctttggataatttttcacgtgacctgcataggctctgtagtggtagctagaggaaatgctagagggaacgattcgttcatttcccgactcggtctttctacgagtctttggatcatttttcacgtgacctgcataggctctgtagtggtagctagaggaaacgaacggttcgttcatttcctgactcggtctttctacgagtcttcagatccttttttcacgtgacccgcattgtatttgttagtagaggaaacagtttcctcattccctttcgcgtggccgctgttctagtaagacgtgaatgatattcgctcaagtcatcatactgactggttttgttattttcactttaaatttacacttacagtttagtgcagtgtaattgtatGCCGTggtaattaaatgctagtgtgataataaatgaccaaatcatacaaactgtcatgatacattattttaatgcaggaatttctttcaaaatagtatctgctggtgcacatgtcatgcactaacctacatgagaatatgagaCGTGTTTGCAgtcgacgcccccccccccgttgaaatgaacgaatgactcgaaaaaagattcgttcattttactgaacgagattcaaagaaccgaatcagtaaaatgatccgaacttcccatcactagtggtgaaggaattggctaaggcgaacgctagcgattggatatggcagatcagagtggctctgggcagatccaatagttttaaactttaacagagtacccgcctacaaggaagtcaacgcttgtcaatggagcgaggccagactctgtacaaatgcaatgtacgagagtctggttaggaccaggctaccacTGAGGTGGTTTACGTATACAAATGTTGCACACAGGCACTAACAGGCCTATCCAAAAGTGAtagcatttccaccccatttctCCAATTCTTTTAAAAATCCATcatgccatgatggattttcctgtacagtgacaatttgggaaaaccaaaattcttcttctcttgaaccaaagatcCAATTGAATGTCATACAGATGTGTATAATTGATGTCTTGAGTAAATGAGCCCATCGCAACACTCCGACTGTGTTagccactgcaaaacaagccaggttcaccacagtagctagctacttataGTAGGTACTAGTGAAAACTTGAATGTTTTACTCTACCTTTGTAAACAAGaccatgctacatctagccagcgtatTGGATTTATTGCAACAAGTGTGTAAAAGtttattttgatcgatattagTGAAACTGCATTGGACAGTGTATTTCCATTCACGTTAGTCAATCAGTAGACATAACAAAAGTTTTATGACATGCATGTGCCTGACTCAGTTGTCTAAAGTGTAGCATCTGTAACCCAGATGGTAGTGGTACAAAATCGCGATTCATGAAGAGAATGCTTCCCTAGCTTTTCCATTGAATACAGTTGTGGCGGTCAATTTTTTATTGTGGTCTTGGTCCCTGTTTGCTGTTTACTTTGACAAAGCAGAGAAAGAGTTTTATGGACACTCTTTAATCAATCTTTAATTAGAATTGCAACTAGTCAAAACGACATGCTGTTGGCTTGGAATTCTCAAAAAACTATTGTTGATATTGTTATTGCTACTGATTAAATGTTAAAATGGCTTGCTATGATATGCCTATATCCATTATAACGGTTTTGTTAAACCCCACAGAGCAAGCTAGAAACACAAGTTGGATGTACAGTGGCATGCTTTAAAGTTCATGTTTCAGAGATGGTACACACTTGTTTCTTGTTGTTTTTCCAGATAAATCTCTCAGGGTGTGTTGTAAGCTGAGTCAAAGAAAGCACTGTTAGGCAGACTCCCACCATGTCTCTGGGTCGGGCTCTGTCCAGGTGTACAGCCACAGCCCTGCTGGCCGGGTGGAAGCTAACCCCGTGCTGTCCTGCCTTGATGCTCAGGGGCATAGCCTTGAACAGCCAGCCTTCCCCCACAGCCCGATCCCCTCCTCTGAGAACACAGACTGCTTCCTTCCACAGCAGCACAGCCAGTCCTGACTCAAACAAGCCCATATCAGGCAAGACATAGCCTATATCATAGTCTTTGCTCCAGTCATAGAATCCTTCCCTGACTTGTTAATGTGACTCAGCTGCCCGTGGGTGTAACCTGTATTACTGGCCTACTAATGTGCTGTGCTTCTGCCATTCCCTTATCAAAGCAAAAAGGTATGCTGTTGTTGAGTCTGTTGTCAGATTGTCATATCATAACAATCACATTGACCCAATTTACTAGGCCAAGGATTGGATTTCATGATTACACCAGGATTAGATCTTTAGAGGAATGTTTTTTGGTCAAATTGGAACAACCCCTTTTCTACCACAGTGTATCCATGCCATCCATCTTAAAGATGTAATTAAATTTGAACATCTGTTAATGAAAAATTATGTTGCCTTCATGTGACAGACTATGCCATTTAGTGAGGATTTATTTAAAGCCCATACAATAATTCAAATTGATATGAAATTTTGTCATTtatgtttctctttttctcttgtgTGTTGCAGTGTATTCCTccgggctggagggggagctgtTGGGAATGGGGATGTGGTCTCTAAGTCTAGGGGCGGTGGGTGCAGCTATAGCTGGGATCTTATTGGCCAACACTGACTTGTGTCTGCCCAAAGTTGCTCAGGCATCGCTGGAACACCTAGAGAATGCGGACCTCAAGTCAActacagatggtgagagtggtGTCCATTCCAACTCCTCATGACTCGTCACTTTCAACCTGATTCCAATAGACAATGGAAATCCACAACAATTAACTTCACCCCAGAACTTTAATTGGCATCAACCAATGAAAACTTAACTGTTACGACCACATGTTTATATATTAATATTTCTGTCTGTAGCCGAATATTTGTGTGCTGTCTCCCTTCGGTGTCTCCCCTCGCTCTCATTGCTACATTtaggtgtctgtctgtgattggctgtcaaCTCCAATCTTTGTCACCAGCTCACTGCTCCCAaccaatcagcttttcatccatCTTCCATTTAAACCTCACCTATCTTCTGTTCGTCAACCagcaaattctgtgtttgtgttgtgtggttCAAGTGGGTTGTTTCTGTGTTAGTTAGTCCAAAACACACAGTACAAAGTCAACTCCCGAACAGAAGACCGGTTTTGGTTTAAATGGAAGACGGACACTGACATAAGTTGGCAGCAGTTGCGGCAGCGACATGGAACAAAGATGATTAACAAATCAGAGACGGACACCTGAATGTTGAATGAGAGAAACAGGCGggagacaaaaacaacaatactgacacagacatgcagtacatgcACATTCATGCTGCATGTTTTTGAATCCTACAGAAGTTAATGCAGTACTCGATGCTAATCCTACAATGCAAATGTTCATTGCTTAAAGTAAAAGGGTGAATGTAGACTTGAGTTTTGTGTCTTAGTTCTACCATTCCACATTCTTTTTTTCCTGTGCTGTTACCATGAACAAGAGTCACTGTTTCAGTCCTGTTCCTCTTATGGTCTCTCTGTCATCATGTGTTGGTTGACATTATGGAACAACTATATTAGTGTTTGGCCCTGTCAAATCAAATGAAAcgttatttatatagcacatatCATACCAGGAGGCAACACAAGGCGATTCACAGAGGtgaagaagggggtggggggggatacaAACACTTAAACTGTCAAGTCATGTTATTAAAAGTAAACCCTATTCTCATGAAGTAGCCCAGACCCTCTCTATCCAAAGGTGCCAAAGGAAACACCATACGTAACTTGCTTACACTTACATTGTGTCAGTGGTCATGGTTGTTCTCTGTGGACTGCAGATGAGACGACCATCAAAGCCGGTAGTTTGTGGGCGAAGAACGGGGCAGTGATTATGGCTGTACGGCGACCGGGATGATTTTTGTGCAGAGAGGTAATGTCCCTTTTCCTCAAATGTTCTTCCTATAATATACTCGCATGTGAGTATGTACCAAGGTCTGAATGAGTTACTGAATGttgatgtgtgggtgtttgtgtcttCTGTAGGAGGCCTCTGAGCTGTCCTCTCTGAAGCCCCAGTTGGAGGAGCTTGGGGTCCCTCTAGTTGCCGTGGTGAAGGAGAATATTGGCACAGAGATCCAGGACTTCAGGCCGCACTTTGCAGGGGACATCTACATTGACGAGAAGGTGAGACGCCCAGAGACACAGGGAATTTCTACCTCAAGGACAGTCTCTCCTTGTAACTCTACCTGTATTCAAACCATGGCTCTGTATCCTGAGTAAGTGTGTTATGGTTTCTTGTGTCTGTTTTTGTAGCAACACTTCTATGGCCCCCTCCAGAGGAAGATGGGCGGGCTGGGCTTCATTCGTCTTGGAGTGTGGCAGAACTTCATGCGGGCTTGGCGCTCTGGTTACCAGGGTAACATGAATGGAGAGGGCTTCATCTTGGGAGGCGTGTTTGTCATTGGAGCAGGAAACCAGGTACAGGGCAAAGCATGGTGGACATCATATAAGCTTGTATAACCTGTATTTAATTAatgttattgtatatttaaaggTACAATTGATACATTtttcagaaaaagaaaagaaaagtgcTTTGTACGCTAATGAGACGCCCTGAGAGTTGTTttgcaacacagacagctcagtgccagtggaatgtcaatttCTAATCTTGGAGCGGCCCACAACTTTCCACACACATTATCAATTCCAGCAATCCAGCTCGTCCTTGGCTTATTTTATAAAACCATTGTCAATCAAACTCTCAGACAAGAATTGGGGGTGCTGTTTCTCAAATATGAATTGATGTTGTAATGTTACCTATTGTAGCTTtaatgtattttgttttttcAGGGAATCCTTATGGAGCACCGAGAGAAAGAGTTTGGAAACAAAGTGGACAACACAGAGGTTTTAGAAGCTGTCAAGAAAATAGTGCCAGAGAAATAGATTAGTTTTGTATGTTTAAAAACTGACATAATTCAGTTTAGTGTTCACCAACATACATAGCCATGAAAGCCATGGATCACAACTCTGCCACCCTTTGCAGTTTGCTTATGTATTGACAGATTCCTGGTACTGTTAATGTTTCTCACCATTTCACCATTTCAGTTGGAACATTTTGAAGTGAAAGATACTCTATTGTGATTGCAGAAGGACAATTCTTAAATCAAATACTTGATTTAAACTGGTATGGATAATATAAGGTAATATGTAAGGTTCTCAGCCAAGTCTCTTACAGAACACATTCAATTTATTTTCCTCAGTAATAATGTGATTGTTCTAGAATGCTCAGGTAAACTACAATGCTCATTGGTTGGTCAGAAATCACCCCCAAGTCCATCTTCTAGTGTTGTTTGGGGACAAAGGAGGTAAATTAGGATGAGCCAACACATCAGCATGGCTCAGCCATCTCAGGACAAGGGTTTGTTTTCAGACCGACAGTGGGTTGGTTGCAATACGCAGGGTTCTATAGGCAGCATCCATTTCATTCAGGTATGTTACACTTTGGAGAAGGCTCTATTTAAGTCTGGGCTGTAGTCCACACTTTTATTTAATATTCTATTTAATTTAGTGCTTACTGATCCAAACATCTGTATGGTACATGatcatgtgttgttttttttgtgttgcacACTGAGTTGCTGTTTGTTTCTGTTCTGTTCAGTTTCTCACTGTATGTCTCCAATCTGCCTGGTTGTatgtgtagtctgtgtgtgtgtttatgacaaCCTGTTTCGAAAATCAAATGAGGTGAACAGGTTtgatacaccaacacacacgggCTCTGCTGCCACCCCCTGATTGGCTAATGCTTTGTGTATCTGATGCAAGTATTTtatgtgttatggtgtgtgaaTGCCAACCTCAATAAATGTAGATGACTTGTCTGTATTGTGTTGTTTCCTGCATCAAGACTGGTTTgacagtttagagggaactgAGAAGGGAAGTTGTTGGTTCTACAAGTAGAAGGGTTTCACCATAAGCAAATGAGTCAGTAGTCCATTGAAGTGGTTGCTGCTTTTCGTTTTTCATTATAATCCTTAAACCTTTTACCAGCCTTGGAACAAATGTGAAATATAAGTGGTCATGTACATCCAATTCTAGGTGGTTGAACTGGGAGTTTTAAATCGCAAAACATATTTAATCAGATACAACTAAGTACGACATTTCAATACTTTATTCAATTGCTCTGAGTATGTACATCTCACATGTTCCAACACGATACAAAATAGAGGGAAACATCAAGCATCAATACTGAAACTACATGGATAAAACTAAGCTACATTCACATGAAATACCATTCATGGAGTGTAGCAATATAATAGATGTCTTCATTCATGCTtgtcaaaaaaacattttatgacAGGAATAAGTGAACCTAGATATGTTTGTGACTAAACCCAGGGAGAGGCTTAATAGAGATTGTGGAAACAAAGACATTAAAAGTGGTACTTATCCTTCATCAACAATTCAGACCTGTTGCTTTCTTTGGATAGATCCATGGCGTTGACAGTTAACCCACAGTACATATTGTCCTGCATCAAatggatacattttacattctgGTTTATGTTTACCTTTAACTGCAAGTTGTCTAAAATGATCCGGTTTTGTTCTTGACCATTCGGCACCTTCAACATGTTAATAATTCAAAATAAAGCTTTAACTAAAAACCAATAACCAGTGATGTGGGTTAAtatcaaacacaaaacacaaacaatacaTTGACATTTTGCCAGTACATACTTAAAAAGCGGTAGTAATTCCATTAAACTATTGTCTgcaacacagcagcagcactgcAGGACTAAAATATAGTGCAATTTCACTCAAGATACAAGGGACCCCCAAACCACTCAATAAGAAACCAACACACAAGAGTGATGaataatataaatatagcaAGGACCAAGACACTGCCCTGCAGTGCACCTAATAATCTACAGTACAGATTAACATCAGCACTGAGAACTGTTGGCATCtgtatggatgaggtgattCATTAATTACTATTGCATTGCCGATGAACTTTCAGAACAGTCCCTTCTAGGTTCACAATCAAATATGTCTTACTTCCATAAAGCTGAATTGATAAACTACAAAGCATAATTTGGTA harbors:
- the selenou1a gene encoding selenoprotein U 1a isoform X1, with product MSLGRALSRCTATALLAGWKLTPCCPALMLRGIALNSQPSPTARSPPLRTQTASFHSSTASPDSNKPISVYSSGLEGELLGMGMWSLSLGAVGAAIAGILLANTDLCLPKVAQASLEHLENADLKSTTDDETTIKAGSLWAKNGAVIMAVRRPGUFLCREEASELSSLKPQLEELGVPLVAVVKENIGTEIQDFRPHFAGDIYIDEKQHFYGPLQRKMGGLGFIRLGVWQNFMRAWRSGYQGNMNGEGFILGGVFVIGAGNQGILMEHREKEFGNKVDNTEVLEAVKKIVPEK
- the selenou1a gene encoding selenoprotein U 1a isoform X3 codes for the protein MGMWSLSLGAVGAAIAGILLANTDLCLPKVAQASLEHLENADLKSTTDDETTIKAGSLWAKNGAVIMAVRRPGUFLCREEASELSSLKPQLEELGVPLVAVVKENIGTEIQDFRPHFAGDIYIDEKQHFYGPLQRKMGGLGFIRLGVWQNFMRAWRSGYQGNMNGEGFILGGVFVIGAGNQGILMEHREKEFGNKVDNTEVLEAVKKIVPEK
- the selenou1a gene encoding selenoprotein U 1a isoform X2: MYSSGLEGELLGMGMWSLSLGAVGAAIAGILLANTDLCLPKVAQASLEHLENADLKSTTDDETTIKAGSLWAKNGAVIMAVRRPGUFLCREEASELSSLKPQLEELGVPLVAVVKENIGTEIQDFRPHFAGDIYIDEKQHFYGPLQRKMGGLGFIRLGVWQNFMRAWRSGYQGNMNGEGFILGGVFVIGAGNQGILMEHREKEFGNKVDNTEVLEAVKKIVPEK